The following are encoded in a window of Halosolutus halophilus genomic DNA:
- a CDS encoding glycosyltransferase family 4 protein — translation MRILRVAQKVHPDVNGGGPYHVHAMSRDQAAMGHDVTVLTVRNDPNLPRAEERDGYTVVRYDPALELLGNDISPGVARYLSNAAKFDVVHAHSHLYFSTNLAALKTAIGDVPLAVTNHGLYSQNAPEWVFDLYLRSLGRWTFNRADVVFCYTETDKERIRELGVSSRIEVVSNGIDTDRFTPDGPESESIDHDGPVVLFVGRFVEGKRPTDALRAVARVRETFPDVELHFCGDGPLRGELESIARDHGLRDSVRFHGQVPYDEMPEVYRSSDVLVLPSRSEGVPRTVLEAMATGTPVVTSDLDQITTLVGDVGRTVQVGQPDRFAMAIERELTETLETSPRSVIRKGGYDWQRTVDGTTRYLREIADRSGLNAVIGDSLNISS, via the coding sequence ATGCGAATCCTCCGAGTCGCCCAGAAAGTCCACCCGGACGTGAACGGTGGCGGACCGTACCACGTCCACGCGATGAGCCGCGATCAGGCGGCGATGGGCCATGACGTCACCGTTCTCACCGTCCGAAACGATCCGAACTTGCCCCGAGCCGAGGAGCGCGACGGATACACGGTAGTGCGGTACGATCCGGCGCTCGAATTGCTCGGGAACGACATTAGCCCCGGCGTTGCTCGGTATCTCTCGAATGCGGCGAAGTTCGATGTCGTTCACGCCCATTCTCACCTGTACTTCTCGACGAATCTAGCCGCGCTGAAGACCGCGATCGGAGACGTTCCGCTCGCAGTAACGAACCACGGACTCTACTCGCAGAACGCCCCCGAGTGGGTGTTCGACCTGTACCTTCGATCGCTCGGTAGGTGGACGTTCAACCGGGCCGACGTCGTGTTCTGCTATACGGAGACCGACAAGGAACGAATCCGGGAACTCGGCGTCTCGAGTCGGATCGAGGTCGTTTCGAACGGGATCGATACGGACCGATTCACGCCCGACGGGCCGGAGAGCGAGTCGATCGATCACGACGGTCCCGTGGTGTTGTTCGTCGGTCGGTTTGTCGAGGGAAAACGGCCGACCGATGCGCTCCGTGCTGTCGCTCGGGTTCGGGAAACGTTCCCGGACGTCGAATTACACTTCTGTGGCGACGGACCGCTTCGAGGTGAGTTGGAATCGATCGCTCGCGACCACGGGCTTCGGGACAGCGTCCGGTTTCACGGGCAGGTTCCCTACGACGAGATGCCGGAGGTGTATCGCAGTTCGGACGTGCTGGTCCTTCCGAGCAGGTCCGAGGGCGTCCCACGAACGGTGTTAGAGGCGATGGCGACCGGGACGCCAGTCGTCACGAGCGATCTCGACCAGATCACGACTCTCGTCGGGGACGTGGGACGAACCGTTCAAGTAGGACAACCGGACCGGTTTGCGATGGCAATCGAACGCGAATTAACGGAGACGCTCGAAACCTCTCCGCGATCGGTGATCCGGAAAGGTGGATACGATTGGCAGCGTACCGTCGACGGAACGACCAGGTATTTGCGAGAGATCGCCGATCGATCCGGTCTGAATGCCGTGATAGGCGACTCTCTGAACATTTCGTCGTGA
- a CDS encoding sugar transferase, translated as MTTGWKYRVVSTLGAILLTVGAVLVANHQIAQWWFTTYVPLFNRLDVTVLGGESLYWTITLSVLAVAGSLVPLYKPQPRRVLDIVFLAQKRVLVGGLALATLGYFEWSYRLPRATLVMTIGLLAVVIPPWFVWIRRRPTSDPERTLVVGDDPAQIEQIAPSIPASTLGFLSPSIGAGDERASGEPASDGGISIDDADITSRETTTTLPRIGGLSRLGDLLVKYDVDTVVLAFQRADRAEFFGALNACHEHGVDAKVHREYTDDVLVSTDEVSELVDVNLEPWDPVDHLFKRAFDVIFALVGVTLLAPLILGVAVAIKLNSSGPVLYSQERTRGFGDTFVVYKFRTMAPDEESTVPTEDHENDRITGVGRTLRKTHLDELPQLWSILIGQMSVVGPRAAWVDEEQLVEQDTPTWRKRWFVKPGLTGLAQINDAKSTDPSTKLRYDLEYIRRQSIWFDLKIVIRQLWKVFEDIYEVVCR; from the coding sequence ATGACAACGGGATGGAAGTACCGCGTAGTGAGCACCCTCGGTGCGATTCTGCTAACCGTCGGAGCGGTACTCGTCGCAAACCACCAGATCGCCCAGTGGTGGTTTACGACGTACGTGCCACTGTTCAACCGTCTCGACGTGACCGTGTTGGGCGGTGAATCGCTGTACTGGACGATCACATTAAGCGTCCTCGCGGTCGCGGGTAGCCTCGTCCCGTTGTACAAACCCCAACCACGGCGCGTCCTCGATATCGTGTTTCTCGCGCAAAAGCGCGTCCTCGTCGGCGGCCTCGCGCTCGCGACGCTGGGATATTTCGAATGGTCGTATCGGCTTCCCCGAGCGACGCTCGTGATGACCATTGGATTGTTGGCCGTCGTGATTCCGCCGTGGTTCGTCTGGATCCGCCGTCGGCCAACCAGCGACCCCGAACGGACGCTGGTCGTCGGCGACGATCCGGCACAGATCGAGCAGATCGCTCCCTCGATCCCGGCGTCCACCCTCGGTTTCCTCTCCCCCTCAATCGGTGCGGGTGACGAACGTGCGTCCGGCGAACCTGCTTCGGACGGCGGAATATCCATCGACGACGCCGATATCACCTCCCGGGAAACCACGACCACACTCCCTCGTATTGGCGGCTTATCGCGGCTCGGAGACCTGCTCGTCAAGTACGACGTCGACACCGTCGTGTTAGCGTTTCAGCGAGCAGATCGTGCGGAGTTCTTCGGTGCACTGAACGCATGTCACGAACACGGCGTCGACGCCAAAGTGCATCGGGAGTACACAGACGATGTTCTGGTGTCGACGGACGAGGTTAGCGAACTGGTAGACGTGAATCTCGAGCCGTGGGACCCGGTCGATCACTTATTCAAACGTGCCTTCGACGTGATCTTTGCCCTTGTCGGGGTGACGTTACTCGCTCCACTGATACTCGGCGTTGCGGTCGCGATCAAGCTTAACAGTTCTGGACCGGTGCTGTACAGCCAAGAGCGTACCAGAGGGTTCGGAGATACATTCGTTGTGTATAAATTCCGTACGATGGCCCCCGACGAGGAGTCTACAGTCCCGACCGAGGACCACGAAAACGATCGGATCACCGGTGTCGGTCGCACGTTGCGGAAAACGCACCTGGACGAACTTCCGCAGTTGTGGTCGATTCTTATTGGACAAATGAGCGTCGTCGGTCCGCGGGCCGCATGGGTCGACGAGGAACAGTTGGTCGAGCAGGACACTCCCACGTGGCGCAAGCGGTGGTTCGTCAAACCAGGACTGACCGGACTGGCACAGATCAATGACGCCAAGAGCACTGATCCGAGCACGAAGCTCCGTTACGACCTCGAGTACATCCGGCGGCAGTCGATTTGGTTCGACCTCAAGATCGTGATTCGACAACTCTGGAAGGTGTTCGAAGACATCTATGAGGTCGTGTGCCGATGA
- a CDS encoding NAD-dependent epimerase/dehydratase family protein yields the protein MEEPQLTDASVLITGGAGFIGSRLAHALVADNEVTILDDFSSGRPDRVPDAAAVVESDIRDRKAIAEAVRNVDVVFHQAALVSVAESVRDPLVSHRQNATGTLNLLEAAREQDARVVFASSAAIYGRPTRIPIAEDDPKTPTSPYGLEKLTADHYARLYNELYGLETIALRYFNVYGSGQQTNDYSGVISVFVERARNDDPLTIFGDGEQTRDFVHVDDVVQANLRAATTKQVGRAYNVGTGTRVTITELAESIVDVTDSDSELVYDDPREGDVRHSEADITKAQTELGYEPTVMLEAGLRSLAENTER from the coding sequence ATGGAAGAGCCACAGCTCACAGACGCGAGTGTCCTCATCACCGGTGGTGCGGGCTTTATCGGCAGTCGGTTGGCGCACGCACTCGTGGCCGACAACGAGGTCACGATCCTCGATGACTTTTCGAGCGGACGGCCCGATCGGGTCCCCGACGCAGCGGCCGTCGTCGAGAGCGATATCCGCGACCGAAAAGCCATTGCCGAAGCGGTTCGCAACGTAGACGTCGTCTTCCATCAGGCAGCACTCGTCAGCGTAGCCGAATCGGTCAGAGACCCGCTGGTGAGTCACCGTCAAAACGCGACCGGGACGCTCAATCTCCTCGAAGCGGCACGCGAGCAAGATGCTCGCGTCGTGTTCGCCTCAAGTGCCGCAATCTACGGACGTCCCACTCGGATTCCCATTGCCGAGGACGACCCGAAAACACCGACCTCCCCGTACGGACTCGAGAAACTCACGGCCGACCACTACGCTCGCCTCTACAACGAGCTATACGGTCTCGAGACGATTGCATTGCGCTACTTCAATGTCTACGGTTCGGGCCAGCAAACGAACGACTATAGCGGCGTGATCAGCGTTTTCGTCGAGCGTGCCCGCAACGACGACCCCCTGACTATTTTCGGTGACGGTGAGCAGACCCGAGATTTCGTTCACGTCGACGACGTCGTCCAGGCGAACCTCCGGGCCGCGACGACCAAACAGGTCGGAAGAGCGTACAACGTGGGAACGGGAACCCGAGTCACGATCACGGAACTCGCGGAGTCAATCGTCGACGTGACCGACTCCGACAGTGAACTCGTCTACGACGATCCACGCGAAGGTGACGTCCGCCACAGCGAGGCGGACATCACGAAGGCACAGACCGAACTCGGGTACGAGCCGACGGTCATGCTCGAAGCGGGCCTCCGGTCCCTGGCCGAGAACACCGAACGCTAA
- a CDS encoding MFS transporter, producing the protein MVGDTDPATVADAVDSFCENYADGERAIETLLEVDAEHDTWTFDVLPLDSGTFGELVSRGIVTKVDGEYRISSREGVRAGLTGEPIAVEEESGPGSVRSILIDIDRRAAVALAAALGVLFATRTLIYPSVMRGEHVVSPSNDPYHYRYWLEELLAEGGIVITDMPEGAAGTRPLTHAANWLFATLLGGDQWAANMVAAWLPVVATLALGVIVYWLAVIVSDDVRVGVTSVVLLAITPLHAVYSTIGFLEHRPHQYFWLGVTMLTLAWLAVDLDRRRNGASTVQAAIHEHLRQSWTWMAAVALGIAVAFSVHAWGGGILLLVPAAAYVGLKIAIDVRAGIPPASANLPVLVGLSLGAALAAFLHFGWGWHEVFTAAIPVLVVVGAVAVVGLGKLWRRFEWPTWGLVGLEGGLTGVGLVAFRYLRPEDWARLSERAGDLFFRGGAVETSSLFSLEHAIVLGPLSQFGVWFYIALLFLGWAGWTSARRYAPGWTLLSVYGGFWLALAAIQARFAGQLTLPFAVLGGLGFVHLLAWANVARVPVPLRGSDASERASSHAQTATTDGGEREPSIVVPRNVKTFVALVWIGLLIFGMSLLFLPSLVGQTTYSDAEFEAAMAIDEHATGVDREYPDNFVLSDWGDNRMYNYFVNGEADRYAYAFNHFYEFQVDDNPDAWYEEFERSQVGYVVMTDVDEPYPENISQAKLHDNLGTGGDDGEPLEHYQAIYIDNEVTVFAVVPGATITATGEPGETVTVGTEVTVSGETITYEQDVTVGEDGTLEATVPYPSEYTIGDQEVDVSTDAVEDGSTLELD; encoded by the coding sequence ATGGTCGGCGACACCGATCCCGCTACGGTCGCAGACGCGGTCGACTCGTTCTGTGAGAACTACGCCGACGGGGAGCGTGCGATCGAGACGCTTCTCGAGGTCGATGCCGAACACGACACCTGGACCTTCGACGTCCTCCCGCTCGATTCCGGAACGTTCGGGGAACTCGTCTCTCGCGGCATCGTCACGAAGGTCGACGGCGAGTATCGCATCTCGAGTAGAGAGGGGGTGCGGGCCGGTCTCACCGGCGAACCGATCGCGGTCGAGGAGGAGTCGGGCCCGGGATCCGTCCGCTCGATCCTGATCGACATCGATCGACGCGCTGCGGTGGCGTTGGCGGCCGCGCTCGGCGTGCTGTTCGCGACGCGAACGCTGATTTATCCGTCAGTAATGCGCGGCGAGCACGTCGTCTCGCCGTCGAACGATCCGTACCACTACCGGTACTGGCTGGAGGAACTCCTCGCGGAGGGTGGAATCGTGATAACCGACATGCCCGAGGGGGCGGCCGGGACGAGACCGCTGACTCACGCCGCGAACTGGCTTTTCGCTACGTTGCTCGGCGGGGACCAGTGGGCAGCGAACATGGTCGCCGCGTGGTTGCCCGTCGTCGCGACGCTCGCGCTTGGCGTCATCGTCTACTGGCTCGCCGTTATCGTCAGCGACGACGTTCGCGTAGGGGTCACGTCTGTCGTATTGCTGGCGATCACCCCCCTGCACGCCGTATACTCGACCATCGGCTTTCTAGAGCATCGACCGCACCAGTACTTCTGGCTGGGCGTGACGATGCTGACGCTCGCCTGGCTGGCCGTCGACCTCGATCGGCGACGGAACGGTGCATCGACGGTGCAAGCGGCGATCCACGAGCACCTTCGACAGTCGTGGACGTGGATGGCTGCCGTCGCACTGGGTATCGCGGTCGCGTTCTCGGTCCACGCCTGGGGTGGTGGGATTCTGTTGCTCGTTCCCGCTGCAGCGTACGTCGGGCTGAAAATCGCGATCGACGTTCGGGCCGGCATCCCGCCAGCGTCGGCGAACCTGCCGGTTCTCGTCGGGTTGAGTCTGGGGGCGGCTCTCGCCGCGTTCCTGCACTTCGGCTGGGGGTGGCACGAAGTGTTCACTGCAGCGATCCCGGTACTCGTGGTCGTCGGTGCCGTCGCCGTCGTCGGACTCGGAAAGCTGTGGCGTCGCTTCGAGTGGCCCACCTGGGGACTCGTCGGTCTCGAGGGCGGCCTCACCGGCGTCGGTCTCGTTGCGTTCCGATATCTGCGACCAGAAGACTGGGCCAGACTTTCCGAACGGGCCGGCGACCTGTTTTTTAGGGGAGGTGCCGTGGAGACGTCGTCGTTGTTCTCGTTAGAGCATGCAATCGTCCTCGGGCCCCTGTCGCAGTTCGGAGTCTGGTTTTACATCGCGCTTCTGTTCCTGGGATGGGCCGGCTGGACCTCGGCTCGGCGCTATGCGCCCGGTTGGACGCTGCTCTCCGTCTACGGTGGCTTCTGGCTCGCGCTGGCAGCAATACAGGCTCGCTTCGCGGGCCAGTTGACCCTCCCGTTCGCTGTACTCGGGGGGCTTGGCTTCGTGCACCTGTTGGCGTGGGCGAATGTAGCCAGAGTTCCAGTCCCGCTCAGAGGATCAGACGCGAGCGAACGTGCAAGTTCGCACGCACAGACCGCCACAACAGACGGTGGGGAACGCGAACCCAGTATCGTCGTCCCGAGGAACGTCAAGACGTTCGTCGCGCTCGTCTGGATCGGACTGCTGATCTTCGGAATGAGTCTGCTCTTCCTCCCGTCGTTAGTCGGGCAAACGACCTACAGCGATGCGGAGTTCGAAGCAGCGATGGCCATCGACGAACACGCGACGGGCGTCGACCGAGAGTATCCGGACAACTTCGTGTTGAGCGACTGGGGGGACAACCGCATGTACAACTACTTCGTCAATGGGGAAGCCGATCGATACGCGTACGCCTTCAACCACTTCTACGAGTTCCAGGTCGACGACAATCCGGACGCCTGGTACGAGGAGTTCGAACGGAGTCAGGTCGGATACGTCGTGATGACCGATGTAGATGAGCCGTACCCCGAAAACATCTCACAGGCGAAACTCCACGATAATCTCGGGACGGGTGGCGACGACGGAGAACCGCTCGAGCACTACCAGGCGATCTATATCGACAACGAAGTGACGGTGTTCGCCGTGGTCCCCGGAGCGACGATCACCGCGACCGGCGAACCGGGCGAGACGGTGACGGTCGGGACCGAGGTGACAGTCTCGGGCGAGACGATCACGTACGAGCAGGACGTGACTGTGGGAGAGGACGGAACACTGGAAGCGACGGTACCGTATCCCAGCGAATATACGATCGGCGATCAGGAAGTCGACGTCTCGACAGACGCCGTTGAAGACGGGTCGACGCTGGAACTGGATTGA
- a CDS encoding glycosyltransferase family 2 protein produces the protein MIAASVVVPTYNRADVLPRTLDSVREQTFQEFEIVVVDDGSTDNIAAVVDQYPDDRIRYVSHETNRGPSAARNTGIRAAEGKYVSFLDSDDELKPTFLERSIETLRAESAECAGTFVALERYRDGEVIETHGATPVMASPADFGPSIETEARTGGLTVRASVFADVGTFDERIAYMDDVAFWVKLLREYYLVGVDEPLYRYHSHDGQLTGNDAEKIEGLTTFLETYHHELPASYRAQYRYILGKSHVRRREFLNAALEFRKSVMADPRRARDVSRFLFEKGKLQLSGVPSAISARVRRRDGGRD, from the coding sequence ATGATAGCCGCAAGCGTTGTCGTTCCGACGTACAACCGGGCCGACGTTCTTCCCCGAACTCTCGACAGCGTCCGCGAGCAGACGTTTCAGGAGTTCGAAATTGTCGTCGTGGACGACGGCTCCACCGACAACATCGCCGCCGTCGTCGATCAGTATCCGGACGACAGGATCAGATACGTTTCACACGAAACCAACCGGGGTCCCTCGGCCGCTCGAAACACCGGTATACGGGCCGCGGAGGGGAAGTACGTCTCGTTTCTCGACTCCGACGACGAACTCAAACCGACGTTTCTGGAGCGATCGATCGAAACGCTTCGGGCGGAATCCGCCGAGTGTGCGGGGACGTTCGTCGCGCTCGAACGCTATCGAGACGGCGAGGTCATCGAGACCCACGGGGCGACGCCGGTGATGGCTTCGCCCGCCGACTTCGGACCGTCGATCGAGACCGAGGCGAGGACGGGTGGGTTGACGGTGCGTGCGTCGGTGTTCGCGGACGTAGGGACTTTCGACGAACGGATCGCGTATATGGACGACGTCGCGTTCTGGGTGAAACTCCTCCGAGAGTACTACCTGGTCGGTGTCGACGAACCGCTGTACAGATACCACAGCCACGACGGACAACTCACCGGAAACGACGCCGAAAAGATCGAGGGGTTGACCACGTTTCTCGAGACGTACCACCACGAGTTGCCCGCTTCGTACCGTGCACAGTACCGGTACATTCTCGGCAAATCCCACGTCCGGCGGCGAGAGTTCCTGAACGCGGCGTTGGAGTTTCGCAAATCCGTAATGGCCGATCCCCGGCGGGCGCGGGACGTGTCTCGCTTTCTGTTCGAAAAGGGTAAACTGCAACTGAGCGGCGTCCCGTCCGCTATCAGCGCGCGGGTTCGACGGCGCGACGGCGGACGCGACTGA
- a CDS encoding FkbM family methyltransferase, with amino-acid sequence MEFAKLLVGLRSNLRHGIGYVPEPIKDPLRKQGIREVFSYSYRRALAPFVPSEERITVHGLTIRFKIANVDEYLLFQRYPETDRSFPVLGDILTHLEPDDVFWDVGANAGIYTCFAAAKLPTGRVVGVEPNPNNVDRIEENLRLNGLSADVHERALMAERDERTLKITEKAGAGEFGYLSDDASDGIRVETARGDDLVAEGVPAPDVLKIDVEGAEMGVLRGMERAISECRLVYLDVVTSDSYYGSNASANEIYGWLRNRGFEIDRLWEWDSGHFIRAERSA; translated from the coding sequence ATGGAATTTGCGAAGCTACTCGTCGGACTGCGCTCGAATCTCAGACATGGGATCGGTTACGTGCCGGAGCCGATCAAGGACCCGCTTCGGAAGCAGGGGATTAGAGAAGTGTTCTCGTACTCGTATCGACGGGCGCTTGCGCCGTTCGTTCCCTCCGAAGAGCGGATCACGGTCCACGGGCTCACGATTCGGTTCAAAATAGCGAACGTCGACGAGTACCTGCTGTTCCAGCGCTATCCCGAAACTGACCGGTCGTTTCCGGTCCTCGGCGATATCTTGACGCACCTCGAACCGGACGACGTCTTCTGGGACGTCGGGGCGAACGCGGGTATCTACACCTGTTTCGCGGCGGCGAAACTGCCAACTGGTCGCGTCGTCGGCGTCGAGCCGAACCCGAACAACGTCGATCGGATCGAGGAGAACCTCCGGTTGAACGGGCTCTCGGCGGACGTCCACGAGCGGGCACTGATGGCCGAACGCGACGAACGAACGCTCAAGATAACCGAAAAGGCGGGTGCCGGCGAGTTCGGCTATCTCTCCGACGATGCGTCGGACGGCATCCGGGTCGAAACGGCGAGGGGTGACGACCTCGTGGCGGAAGGCGTTCCGGCTCCGGACGTGCTCAAAATCGACGTGGAGGGCGCGGAGATGGGCGTTTTGCGGGGGATGGAACGGGCAATCTCGGAGTGTCGACTGGTCTACCTCGACGTGGTCACGTCGGATAGTTACTACGGGTCCAACGCGTCGGCGAACGAAATCTACGGATGGCTTCGAAACCGCGGCTTCGAGATCGACCGCCTCTGGGAGTGGGACAGTGGCCACTTTATTCGCGCGGAGCGATCCGCCTGA
- a CDS encoding polysaccharide deacetylase family protein, with product MRRVNARWKFVHRFADRHPVVLQYHSVNGTGWDDIPDAWFRAHLEWLQSEYEIVDLPDVISSTAGKEIALTFDDGLQSFHHTVLPILREYDAPATVYLIGEAVLDPDGEYMPVKSDYMTRDQLTEIVDDSLVTVGNHTRSHPKLSELDREAIEAEIVEGKEIIESELGVGVDRFCYPFNDYDATAVDVARRHHATAVTSGGDQQLITAETDPHRIPRTRGEKTPEVVRWLVPDFSTQLVGGYRRFFG from the coding sequence TTGCGCCGGGTTAACGCCCGTTGGAAGTTCGTTCACCGCTTCGCAGACCGCCATCCCGTCGTCCTCCAGTATCACTCGGTGAACGGGACCGGCTGGGACGACATCCCGGATGCGTGGTTTCGAGCACACCTCGAGTGGTTGCAATCGGAGTACGAGATCGTCGATCTCCCCGACGTGATTTCATCGACGGCCGGTAAAGAAATCGCACTCACGTTCGACGACGGATTACAGAGTTTTCACCACACAGTCCTGCCGATCCTTCGAGAGTACGACGCGCCGGCAACGGTCTATCTCATCGGCGAGGCGGTTCTCGATCCCGACGGCGAGTACATGCCGGTCAAATCGGACTACATGACCCGGGATCAGCTGACCGAAATCGTCGACGACTCGCTCGTCACGGTCGGCAATCACACGCGGAGCCATCCGAAGCTCTCGGAGCTCGATCGAGAGGCGATCGAAGCCGAAATCGTCGAGGGAAAGGAGATCATCGAGTCTGAACTCGGCGTCGGGGTCGATCGGTTCTGTTACCCGTTCAACGATTACGACGCGACGGCGGTCGACGTCGCCCGAAGACACCACGCCACGGCCGTTACTAGCGGCGGCGATCAACAGCTAATCACGGCCGAGACCGATCCGCACCGGATTCCGCGGACGAGAGGCGAAAAGACGCCGGAAGTCGTTCGGTGGCTCGTACCCGATTTTTCAACTCAACTCGTCGGCGGATACCGTCGATTCTTCGGGTAG
- a CDS encoding FkbM family methyltransferase — MRFKIEDVEEYFVFQKYPEKDESFPVHGDILTHLGPNDVFWDVGANVGIYTCFAAAKLQSGHVVSVEPNPNNVDRIEENLQLNGLSADVHERALMAENDEGVLQIYEDAEAGAFGFLSEDGSSVESESLTIDPTESVRVETTTGDALVDDGVPAPDVLKIDVEGAELEVLKGMERTVEEDVRVLYIDVITSDEFYDRTVAPDEVYDWLDRHGFETERLWDWDGGHFIRCERT; from the coding sequence ATGCGGTTCAAAATCGAGGACGTGGAGGAATACTTCGTCTTTCAAAAGTACCCCGAGAAGGACGAGTCGTTCCCCGTCCACGGGGATATCTTGACACACCTGGGACCGAACGACGTCTTCTGGGACGTCGGGGCCAACGTCGGCATCTACACCTGTTTCGCGGCGGCGAAACTCCAGTCGGGCCACGTCGTTAGCGTCGAACCAAATCCAAACAACGTCGATCGGATCGAGGAGAACCTGCAGTTGAACGGGCTTTCGGCGGACGTCCACGAACGGGCACTGATGGCAGAAAACGACGAAGGCGTACTACAGATCTACGAGGACGCGGAGGCCGGGGCATTCGGGTTCCTCTCCGAGGACGGGTCCTCGGTCGAGAGCGAGTCGTTGACGATCGATCCGACCGAGAGTGTTCGCGTCGAAACCACGACCGGAGACGCGCTCGTCGACGACGGCGTCCCCGCCCCGGACGTGCTCAAAATCGACGTTGAGGGTGCGGAACTGGAGGTCCTGAAAGGGATGGAACGGACGGTCGAGGAGGACGTCCGGGTACTCTACATCGACGTGATCACGTCGGACGAATTTTACGACCGGACCGTGGCACCGGACGAGGTGTACGACTGGCTGGACCGGCACGGGTTCGAAACCGAACGGCTGTGGGACTGGGACGGCGGGCACTTCATCCGCTGTGAGCGGACCTGA
- a CDS encoding glycosyltransferase family 2 protein, producing MARVSVITPSYNDAQSVSRAINSVLGQTYDDYEHVVVDDASTDDTSRILDQYDDPRIKRVKRETNGGLAAARNDGLRVAKGEYVVFLDADDELLPHTIETLIELVEAGDWIAVCPSQLWIWKDGTTEVDPAPPRKITTEDMRTDGMHVVGGVGGMMVESRALEAAGWFDERLRYLEDYDVCLRLVEEGALYGTDEILYLYHRGYEGQLTTHKDEYLSQRRKFLKKNRERLSKRHRSKHYYRIAHSHAEAGNMDGAARNLVDAIAAHPFRLPYYYYLVAVLFGEWTYDAASKLHEETRRRVGSTLPQTRLGKRES from the coding sequence ATGGCTCGCGTCAGCGTGATTACTCCCTCGTATAACGACGCTCAATCCGTTTCTCGAGCGATAAACAGCGTCCTTGGTCAGACGTACGACGACTACGAACACGTCGTCGTCGACGACGCATCTACGGACGATACGTCTCGAATTCTCGACCAGTACGACGATCCGCGGATCAAACGGGTAAAACGGGAAACGAACGGGGGACTGGCCGCTGCTCGAAACGACGGGCTTCGAGTCGCGAAGGGGGAGTACGTCGTCTTCCTCGACGCTGACGACGAATTACTCCCGCACACGATCGAAACCCTGATCGAACTCGTCGAAGCCGGCGACTGGATCGCGGTGTGTCCGTCGCAGTTGTGGATCTGGAAAGACGGAACGACGGAGGTAGACCCCGCCCCACCTCGCAAAATTACGACGGAGGACATGCGGACCGATGGAATGCACGTAGTTGGCGGAGTCGGGGGAATGATGGTCGAATCTCGAGCGCTCGAAGCCGCTGGATGGTTCGACGAACGACTCCGGTATCTTGAGGATTACGACGTCTGTCTCCGACTCGTCGAGGAGGGGGCGCTGTACGGAACGGACGAAATACTGTACCTGTATCACCGAGGGTACGAGGGCCAGTTGACCACGCACAAAGACGAGTACCTGAGCCAGAGACGCAAGTTTTTGAAGAAGAATCGAGAGCGACTCTCGAAACGACACCGGTCGAAACACTACTACCGGATCGCACACTCACACGCGGAGGCCGGTAACATGGACGGAGCAGCGAGAAACCTCGTCGACGCGATCGCTGCGCACCCGTTCCGGCTGCCGTACTACTACTATCTGGTCGCCGTGCTGTTCGGCGAGTGGACGTACGACGCGGCGTCGAAACTCCACGAGGAGACTAGGCGACGGGTCGGCTCGACACTCCCACAGACCCGTCTCGGGAAACGCGAGTCATGA